From Brassica oleracea var. oleracea cultivar TO1000 chromosome C3, BOL, whole genome shotgun sequence, a single genomic window includes:
- the LOC106330909 gene encoding uncharacterized protein LOC106330909 codes for MDESWRKKMGLNVDSFFSVARRSMDARIDAEDFADVFGGPPRSVLTRKFSGDFSRSDCFYDEVFLSPGISSGGSLPSSKSHGRNLTAFRIPSGVDEFYDGIFGGRGGAAKKQSTPAIPKSRSNSSSVLTSEEVSPHYPPPAATSGDDAGFSSFTSRLRPLNVPSRSHKRESKKQSFPVFPTSGDSFSGHERSDFYYRKPYFSLSRRSSPETMGLDPSSFRRIDDFGPSSPASSPVSSFVYEEEDTETKQRTKGDCNVEEVEEEEDEMSSYVIEINSDRFDRGNSDSNDMDEAIAWAKERSQRPEAKQAQEEDLMDSRSEEAKSEEEMEMEMKDEEIRIWLTGKETNIRLLLSTLHHVLWSDSNWHEIPLENLRDGSQVKKAYQKARLCLHPDKLQQRGGTSPVQKSVASRVFSILQEASAVYVTNV; via the exons ATGGACGAATCATGGCGTAAGAAGATGGGTTTAAACGTTGATTCATTCTTCTCCGTTGCTCGACGATCCATGGACGCTCGAATCGACGCGGAAGATTTCGCCGACGTCTTCGGCGGTCCGCCGCGTAGCGTCCTCACCCGAAAATTCTCCGGCGACTTCTCCCGTTCCGACTGTTTCTACGACGAGGTTTTCCTGTCCCCTGGAATTTCCTCCGGCGGCTCACTTCCGTCTTCTAAATCTCACGGCAGAAACTTAACGGCGTTTAGGATCCCCTCCGGCGTAGATGAATTTTACGACGGCATCTTCGGCGGTCGCGGTGGGGCGGCTAAGAAGCAAAGCACGCCGGCGATTCCGAAATCTAGGTCGAATTCCTCGTCGGTGCTCACGTCCGAGGAGGTGAGTCCTCACTATCCGCCACCGGCGGCGACGTCCGGCGATGACGCGGGGTTTTCTTCTTTTACTTCTAGACTCAG ACCGTTAAACGTCCCGTCGAGAAGTCATAAGCGGGAATCTAAGAAACAGAGTTTCCCGGTGTTTCCAACATCCGGAGATTCGTTCTCCGGCCACGAAAGATCAGATTTTTACTACAGAAAACCATACTTCAGCTTATCGAGAAGATCCTCGCCGGAGACCATGGGCTTAGATCCTAGCTCCTTCAGGAGAATTGATGATTTCGGACCGAGTTCTCCGGCGTCTTCCCCTGTTTCTTCTTTCGTCTACGAAGAAGAAGACACTGAGACGAAACAGAGGACGAAAGGAGACTGTAACGTCGAGGAGGTAGAAGAAGAAGAAGACGAGATGAGCTCTTACGTGATTGAAATAAACTCAGATCGTTTTGATCGAGGAAACTCGGATTCGAACGACATGGATGAAGCAATAGCTTGGGCTAAAGAGAGATCTCAACGGCCAGAAGCAAAGCAAGCCCAAGAAGAAGACTTAATGGATTCAAGAAGTGAAGAAGCCAAATCAGAAGAAGAG ATGGAGATGGAGATGAAAGATGAAGAGATAAGAATCTGGTTAACCGGAAAAGAGACCAACATTAGACTCCTCCTCTCAACTCTACATCAT GTTCTATGGTCAGATAGCAACTGGCACGAGATTCCTTTGGAAAATCTTCGAGATGGATCACAAGTTAAGAAAGCTTACCAAAAAGCTCGGCTTTGTTTACATCCAGATAAACTTCAACAGAGAGGAGGAACTTCACCTGTTCAGAAGTCGGTCGCGAGCAGAGTATTCTCCATTCTTCAG GAAGCATCGGCTGTGTATGTAACAAATGTATGA
- the LOC106330910 gene encoding probable inactive protein kinase DDB_G0270444, with product MVENTEVVEEKESDEEAQKDDRGSEEETEPEPEAEAEEDKEKDVETEARVEVQDEVEMNEANEKIPEKEPDEVQDEVEMNEANEKIPEKEPDEVQDEVEMNEANEKIPEKEPDEVQDEVEMNEANEKIPEKEPDEVQDEVEMNEANEKIPEKARVEVQDEVEMNEANEKIPEKEPDEVQDEVEMNEANEIEEEVEIEARVEVETEKTPTPPRGRTKAAAARRQVLTTPEKLFEKAEKIVEEEVEEPEEEVEEPEEEAKEMVEDEVEEPKKETEKYTEEEK from the coding sequence ATGGTTGAAAATACAGAGGTGGTAGAAGAGAAAGAGAGTGATGAAGAGGCTCAGAAGGACGATAGAGGTTCTGAGGAAGAGACAGAACCTGAACCTGAAGCAGAAGCTGAAGAAGACAAAGAAAAAGATGTTGAAACAGAGGCTCGGGTTGAGGTTCAAGATGAGGTTGAGATGAATGAAGCCAATGAAAAAATACCTGAGAAAGAGCCTGATGAGGTTCAAGATGAGGTTGAGATGAATGAAGCCAATGAAAAAATACCTGAGAAAGAGCCTGATGAGGTTCAAGATGAGGTTGAGATGAATGAAGCCAATGAAAAAATACCTGAGAAAGAGCCTGATGAGGTTCAAGATGAGGTTGAGATGAATGAAGCCAATGAAAAAATACCTGAGAAAGAGCCTGATGAGGTTCAAGATGAGGTTGAGATGAATGAAGCCAATGAAAAAATACCTGAGAAAGCTCGGGTTGAGGTTCAAGATGAGGTTGAGATGAATGAAGCCAATGAAAAAATACCTGAGAAAGAGCCTGATGAGGTTCAAGATGAGGTTGAGATGAATGAAGCCAATGAGATTGAAGAAGAGGTTGAAATAGAGGCTCGGGTTGAAGTTGAAACCGAGAAAACTCCTACACCACCACGTGGTAGGACTAAGGCAGCAGCCGCGAGGAGACAAGTCCTTACAACACCAGAGAAGTTGTTCGAAAAGGCTGAAAAAATTGTGGAGGAAGAGGTGGAAGAACCTGAGGAAGAGGTGGAAGAACCTGAGGAAGAGGCTAAAGAAATGGTGGAGGATGAGGTGGAAGAACCCAAGAAAGAGACTGAAAAATATACTGAGGAAGAAAAGTAA